A stretch of DNA from Saccharospirillum mangrovi:
CATCGGCGATCTGACGCAACGCCTGCTCGAACACTTCCGGCGGCTGGCCGCCGCTGATGGCGTATTGATCGTTAACGATGTAAGTCGGCACCGACTGAATGCCGAGTTGACGATAACGCTCTTCTTCGTTGCGCACTTCTTGAACAAAGGCGTCGCTGTTCAACACCTCGCGCGCGGCATCGACGTCCAGGCCGACGGCGGCAACGGCCTCGAGAATAATGGCCTGGTCGTTCACGTCTTTGCCATCGGTGAAATAGGCTTTGAAAAACGCCTGTTTCAATTCGGTCTGATGACCGCTGTCGGCGGCCCACAGCAACAGGCGGTGGCAGTCGAAGGTGTTGGCGGTACGCATACCATCGCGGAAGTGGAATTCAAAACCGGCTTTGGCGCCCAGATCGATGATGCGCTGATGGTTGGTGTCGTATTGCTCATCCGACATACCGTACTTGGTTTTCAGCATCTGCCGATGGCTGTCACCACCGACCGGGGTATCCGGGTTCAGCTCAAAGGCATGCCATTGCAGGTCGACACCGATTTCGCCGTCCAGCCGGTGAAGAGCGTTTTCCAGATTTTTGTAACCAATGGCACACCAGGGACAGACCACATCGGATACCACGTCGATTTTCAGTTGTTTCAATTCACTCATGATCGTTCTCCAGTTTGGCGGCCAGGCTCACCACTTGGTTGCCTGGATTGTTGCCTGGATTGCCTTGTTTAAGAACCGTCAGATGGGGCAGGTACTGGCAAGTTGCAAGGCTGGGCCTTAGTCTGAAGGCTGCGCACTCCCACGGAGATCGCACCATGGCCAAAGACAAACCACCGCGACGCGTCCGACACAACTGGTCCTACATTGTGGTGGGCGTGGCGCAAGGGCTGCTGCTAACCCTGCTGATATTTCTGTTAATGCTGTAACACCGAACGGCCGCAAACCTTAAAAATTGGCCGTCCGCACATCGGCTACCAAGGCTTTGGCGCTCAGCCAGGCATCTTCAAGCCGATCCCCCAAGGTCCAGTCGCCCGCCAATCCGAGTTTTAACCGACCGTCCCATTGCGGTACCGGCATCTCAACCGGGCCAGAACGGGCATAGAGCCAACGGTGAGTGAACACTTGCTTCGGTGTTGGCAGGTCGCTCGTTGCGATATTGCGCAGTAACGTCCGCAACAACGTCAGCCCCTGTTGCTGCAATAAGTTGTCGGCGGCATCCAGATGGTTGGCTGACCACTGCGAGGCGAAATGCATCAGCCAGACTTCCAGTTCGCCATCGCGACCGGGTTTGGCGGAATCGCGCGCCGCCCAATCGACAACGCCTTCGCGCACAAAGAGCGCATCGGGTTCGACGCCGGTTGGTTGATCGAATGCCATCGCCAAGGCCCAGGTCGGTTTCATGCTGGCGTTGCGCAACGGCACTTCGGCACGTGAGCCAGACGGCAATAAGGCCAGGCTTTGCGCCAATGGCGCGGTAAGAAACACGGCATCAAACTGGCCGTATTGTTCACCGGCGTCGTCCCATAAACGCCATTGGTCGCCGACCCGTTCCAGCCGGTCGACCCGGGTTTGGGTATAGACCTCGATGCCTTGACCAAAGCCTTTGATCATGGCGTTCATGCTTGGCGTGCCGACGTAGCGTTTGCGTTCGTCGGGCGATGGACGCAAACCGTCACGATCCAGAATCCAAGGCTCCAACGGCCAGGGTGCGACCCAGCCTTGCTGACACCAGGTATCGACGATCTGCTGAAAATGCGGGTTACGGACGGTAAAATATTGCGCGCCGTGATCGACCTGCCAGCCGTCACAGCGTCGCGTTGCCAGTCGCCCGCCAATACCGCGACTCTTCTCAAACACCTGACAATGGTGACCGGCATCGATGAATTCGCGGGCGAGGGTCATGCCGGCCAAACCCGCACCGACGATGGCAAAGACGGCCATGCAAGGCTCCTTTGACAGACTGGACGAATGGAAACGGCTCTACTCTACTCCGTTAACATCGACTTTCCAGACACACTCTGGCTTTTTCATTGGTGGCATAAAGGTGTTCGCTCAAGTCGCCTTTTTATTCCCGGCGCCTGCCCCTATAAAGGTGGGCACGCCACAGTCTCAGAGAACGCAATGACGGTTAAACAACGTGCCAGCGTTGGCATCCCACTTGGGGAAGCCGGCATTCCCACCCGCTTTATCAGTTTCGAACCGCTCAGCGATGGCAAAGAACATCTGGCCATTGTCTATGGCGATGCCGAACATCAGGACGCGCCTCTGGTGCGTCTGCACAGCGAGTGCCTGACTGGCGATGTGTTCGGCTCGCAGCGTTGCGATTGCGGCGAACAGTTAAAGGAAGCGCAGCGGTTGCTGGCCGAGCAAGGCGGTATTCTGCTGTATCTGCGCCAGGAAGGCCG
This window harbors:
- a CDS encoding NAD(P)/FAD-dependent oxidoreductase, with the translated sequence MAVFAIVGAGLAGMTLAREFIDAGHHCQVFEKSRGIGGRLATRRCDGWQVDHGAQYFTVRNPHFQQIVDTWCQQGWVAPWPLEPWILDRDGLRPSPDERKRYVGTPSMNAMIKGFGQGIEVYTQTRVDRLERVGDQWRLWDDAGEQYGQFDAVFLTAPLAQSLALLPSGSRAEVPLRNASMKPTWALAMAFDQPTGVEPDALFVREGVVDWAARDSAKPGRDGELEVWLMHFASQWSANHLDAADNLLQQQGLTLLRTLLRNIATSDLPTPKQVFTHRWLYARSGPVEMPVPQWDGRLKLGLAGDWTLGDRLEDAWLSAKALVADVRTANF
- a CDS encoding DsbA family oxidoreductase, whose protein sequence is MSELKQLKIDVVSDVVCPWCAIGYKNLENALHRLDGEIGVDLQWHAFELNPDTPVGGDSHRQMLKTKYGMSDEQYDTNHQRIIDLGAKAGFEFHFRDGMRTANTFDCHRLLLWAADSGHQTELKQAFFKAYFTDGKDVNDQAIILEAVAAVGLDVDAAREVLNSDAFVQEVRNEEERYRQLGIQSVPTYIVNDQYAISGGQPPEVFEQALRQIADEMSA